One window of Triticum dicoccoides isolate Atlit2015 ecotype Zavitan chromosome 5A, WEW_v2.0, whole genome shotgun sequence genomic DNA carries:
- the LOC119297220 gene encoding zinc finger protein HD1-like yields MYHHHSSSSSSYTCQGSNGFLPSQPSASSYGDLLQAEQHCYYYSHQQGQAPPFRHVLSTGDLGAPTPAPAAAAAGRYTTEERRERIEKYRSKRNQRNFQKKITYACRKTLADSRPRVKGRFARNVDDDAVADQPEFTAAEVSSMMSEANVVVGATDAAASSSSSSMPEWWPAMQGALAMEDDELYIAVSSINLY; encoded by the exons ATGTATCATCatcactcctcctcttcttcttcctatacTTGTCAGGGAAGCAatggcttcctcccctcccaaccgtcAGCGTCGAGCTACGGTGATCTGTTGCAAGCAGAGCAGCACTGCTACTACTACTCCCATCAGCAGGGTCAGGCGCCGCCGTTCCGCCATGTGCTGAGCACGGGAGACCTCGGGGCGCCAACGCCggcgccggcagcagcagcggctgggAGGTACACCACGGAGGAGCGGCGGGAGCGCATCGAAAAGTACAGGAGCAAGCGCAACCAGCGCAACTTCCAAAAGAAGATCACA TACGCTTGCCGGAAGACCCTCGCGGACAGCCGGCCGAGGGTGAAGGGCCGCTTCGCGCGCAACGTCGACGACGACGCAGTCGCAGATCAGCCGGAGTTCACAGCGGCGGAGGTGTCCTCGATGATGAGCGAAGCCAATGTTGTCGTGGGTGCCACGGacgccgccgccagcagcagcagcagcagcatgccggAGTGGTGGCCGGCAATGCAAGGCGCGCTGGCCATGGAGGACGATGAGCTTTACATCGCCGTCTCCTCCATCAACCTCTACTAG
- the LOC119297221 gene encoding caffeoylshikimate esterase-like isoform X1 encodes MANDDIKYQEEYISNARGLNLFTCRWSPSNYDPKALIFLCHGYAMECSISMRGTGTRLAKAGFAVHGVDYEGHGKSSGLQGYISNLNDVVADCFTYFASVCEKEEHRRKRKFLLGESMGGAIALMLHRKEPTFWDGAILVAPMCKIVEEMKPSPMVITILSKLSNVIPTWKIIPNEDIIDRAIKSQEWREEVRNNPYCYKGRPRLKTGYEIFMASLDIESNLEKVTLPFIIVHGGADAVTDPAVSEALYTLAESKDKTLKLYPGMCHALTSGEPENNIDIVFSDIIRWLDERALVQNES; translated from the exons ATGGCCAATGATGATATCAAATATCAAGAG GAATATATTTCAAATGCACGAGGATTGAACCTCTTTACATGCCGATGGAGCCCTTCAAACTACGATCCAAAAGCTCTCATCTTCCTATGTCATG GATATGCCATGGAATGCAGCATTTCAATGAGAG GCACCGGCACACGGCTGGCAAAGGCTGGATTTGCGGTGCACGGAGTGGACTATGAAGGCCATGGAAAGTCTTCAGGACTTCAAGGCTATATTAGCAATCTAAATGATGTCGTGGCTGATTGCTTTACATACTTTGCAAGTGTTTGTG agaAAGAGGAGCACAGGAGAAAACGGAAGTTCTTGCTCGGTGAGTCCATGGGAGGAGCTATCGCGTTGATGCTTCACAGGAAGGAACCTACCTTTTGGGATGGGGCTATTTTAGTTGCCCCCATGTGCAAG ATCGTAGAAGAAATGAAGCCTAGTCCCATGGTGATTACAATCTTAAGCAAGCTCAGCAATGTAATCCCTACATGGAAGATTATTCCTAATGAAGACATCATTGATAGGGCAATTAAAAGCCAAGAATGGCGTGAAGAG GTCAGAAACAATCCTTATTGCTATAAAGGAAGGCCTAGGCTAAAGACTGGTTACGAAATTTTTATGGCAAGCTTGGATATTGAAAGCAATCTTGAAAAG GTAACCCTGCCATTCATTATAGTCCATGGTGGTGCTGATGCTGTGACTGACCCAGCAGTAAGTGAGGCACTATATACATTAGCTGAGAGTAAAGACAAGACACTGAAGCTCTACCCAGGGATGTGCCATGCTTTGACTTCCGGTGAACCAGAGAACAACATTGACATTGTGTTTTCAGATATCATTCGGTGGCTTGATGAGAGGGCATTGGTTCAAAATGAATCATAG
- the LOC119297221 gene encoding caffeoylshikimate esterase-like isoform X2 encodes MANDDIKYQEEYISNARGLNLFTCRWSPSNYDPKALIFLCHGYAMECSISMRGTGTRLAKAGFAVHGVDYEGHGKSSGLQGYISNLNDVVADCFTYFASVCEKEEHRRKRKFLLGESMGGAIALMLHRKEPTFWDGAILVAPMCKIVEEMKPSPMVITILSKLSNVIPTWKIIPNEDIIDRAIKSQEWREEVRNNPYCYKGRPRLKTGYEIFMASLDIESNLEKSMVVLML; translated from the exons ATGGCCAATGATGATATCAAATATCAAGAG GAATATATTTCAAATGCACGAGGATTGAACCTCTTTACATGCCGATGGAGCCCTTCAAACTACGATCCAAAAGCTCTCATCTTCCTATGTCATG GATATGCCATGGAATGCAGCATTTCAATGAGAG GCACCGGCACACGGCTGGCAAAGGCTGGATTTGCGGTGCACGGAGTGGACTATGAAGGCCATGGAAAGTCTTCAGGACTTCAAGGCTATATTAGCAATCTAAATGATGTCGTGGCTGATTGCTTTACATACTTTGCAAGTGTTTGTG agaAAGAGGAGCACAGGAGAAAACGGAAGTTCTTGCTCGGTGAGTCCATGGGAGGAGCTATCGCGTTGATGCTTCACAGGAAGGAACCTACCTTTTGGGATGGGGCTATTTTAGTTGCCCCCATGTGCAAG ATCGTAGAAGAAATGAAGCCTAGTCCCATGGTGATTACAATCTTAAGCAAGCTCAGCAATGTAATCCCTACATGGAAGATTATTCCTAATGAAGACATCATTGATAGGGCAATTAAAAGCCAAGAATGGCGTGAAGAG GTCAGAAACAATCCTTATTGCTATAAAGGAAGGCCTAGGCTAAAGACTGGTTACGAAATTTTTATGGCAAGCTTGGATATTGAAAGCAATCTTGAAAAG TCCATGGTGGTGCTGATGCTGTGA